The following coding sequences are from one Ammospiza nelsoni isolate bAmmNel1 chromosome 5, bAmmNel1.pri, whole genome shotgun sequence window:
- the RPS16 gene encoding small ribosomal subunit protein uS9, which produces MPAKGPLQSVQVFGRKKTATAVAHCKRGNGLIKVNGRPLEMIEPRTLQYKLLEPVLLLGKERFAGVDIRVRVKGGGHVAQIYAIRQAISKALVAYYQKYVDEASKKEIKDILIQYDRTLLVADPRRCESKKFGGPGARARYQKSYR; this is translated from the exons ATGCCGGCCAAGGGTCCCCTGCAGAGCGTCCAGGTCTTCGGACGAAAG AAAACTGCAACGGCTGTTGCCCACTGCAagagagggaatggcctcatTAAAGTTAATGGAAGACCTCTGGAAATGATCGAGCCCAGAACTCTGCAGTATAAA ctgctggaacCTGTCCTCCTCCTGGGGAAGGAACGGTTTGCTGGTGTTGATATCAGAGTCCGTGTGAAGGGTGGTGGCCACGTAGCACAGATCTACG CTATCCGTCAAGCTATTTCCAAAGCTTTGGTGGCTTACTATCAAAAAT ATGTGGATGAAGCTTCCAAGAAAGAGATCAAGGATATTCTAATCCAGTATGATAGGACTCTGCTTGTTGCAGATCCTCGCCGTTGTGAATCCAAGAAATTTGGAGGACCTGGTGCTCGTGCACGTTACCAGAAGTCTTACCGTTAA